A single window of Eucalyptus grandis isolate ANBG69807.140 chromosome 1, ASM1654582v1, whole genome shotgun sequence DNA harbors:
- the LOC104453413 gene encoding UPF0481 protein At3g47200 has product MNGESNHCTITVTGRSWSSRMEDRFQQKPALLRLSAGTDSCYIFRAPKSQVESNPNAYKPRIVSIGPYHHGKKRLELIEQHKTRAFYKLLDRTRGAVGPIDYFNAIASRETHIRDRYSEALHWNTSDLIGMMILDACFIIELFRAHTCENPEDADDPVFFTPWIVSSLMIDLLLIENQIPFFVLQEIYAKSKSPSDANRSLKEIALRFFNRALQWPDEHLRKHYTVSNITHLLDLFRLCLVGHLNIESPPPVDKELLQLMPSTNHLLLAGIKFEPRKSKNLIDVVFDDGVLRIPPFTIDLFTSSFFLNCVAYEQCCHYCSKHISSYVVFMRCLMGTAADAVFLSQCGVIKNLLGADEEVARFFSDLTKDVQFDIKLSYLAEVFGKVTRYRRNKWRMRWAGIKREYFGSPWSFISAAAAFILLVLTVIQAFFTVYPYYHPKK; this is encoded by the coding sequence ATGAACGGAGAGAGCAACCACTGCACAATCACGGTGACCGGGCGCAGCTGGTCTTCTCGCATGGAGGACCGGTTTCAGCAGAAGCCGGCTCTCCTGAGGCTCTCGGCCGGCACCGACTCTTGCTACATCTTCAGAGCACCCAAGAGCCAGGTGGAGAGCAACCCCAACGCTTACAAGCCCCGGATTGTGTCCATTGGTCCGTACCACCACGGGAAAAAGCGGTTGGAGTTGATCGAGCAGCACAAAACTCGAGCGTTCTACAAACTGCTCGATAGGACTAGAGGCGCCGTGGGCCCCATTGATTACTTTAATGCTATCGCCTCGCGGGAGACCCACATACGGGATAGATACTCAGAGGCCCTCCATTGGAATACTTCGGATTTGATCGGGATGATGATTCTCGATGCTTGTTTCATCATCGAGTTATTCCGCGCCCACACCTGTGAGAATCCAGAGGATGCCGACGACCCCGTGTTCTTCACTCCATGGATTGTATCGTCCCTCATGATTGACCTCCTCCTGATTGAAAACCAGATCCCGTTCTTCGTTCTTCAAGAGATCTATGCAAAATCAAAGTCTCCTTCTGATGCCAACCGCTCCCTCAAAGAGATCGCCTTACGGTTCTTCAACCGCGCGCTTCAATGGCCAGATGAACATCTCCGGAAGCACTACACAGTCTCCAATATCACGCACTTGCTCGACTTGTTCCGACTGTGCTTGGTCGGCCATTTGAACATCGAAAGTCCCCCACCGGTTGATAAAGAGTTGTTGCAACTGATGCCTTCCACGAATCATCTGCTTCTCGCGGGGATAAAGTTTGAACCAAGGAAGAGCAAGAACCTAATAGACGTCGTGTTTGATGATGGAGTACTCCGGATCCCTCCTTTTACTATCGACCTTTTCACCAgttccttcttcctcaactgcGTGGCTTATGAGCAGTGCTGCCATTACTGCTCCAAGCACATCAGCAGTTACGTGGTCTTCATGAGATGTCTCATGGGCACCGCAGCGGATGCAGTGTTCCTGTCTCAGTGCGGCGTAATCAAGAACCTTCTAGGGGCTGACGAGGAGGTCGCGCGGTTCTTCAGTGATCTTACCAAGGATGTCCAGTTCGATATCAAGTTGAGCTACTTGGCCGAGGTATTCGGTAAAGTCACCCGGTACCGTCGGAACAAGTGGCGCATGCGGTGGGCAGGAATCAAGCGCGAGTACTTCGGCAGCCCCTGGTCTTTCATTTCGGCTGCCGCTGCTTTCATTCTCCTAGTTCTTACAGTTATCCAGGCCTTCTTCACCGTTTACCCTTATTATCATCCCAAGAAGTGA
- the LOC104453402 gene encoding UPF0481 protein At3g47200 — translation MSGESDHYTFTVAAEGKHSWSSRMKDRFKQKPTLLRPSAGTKSCTIFRAPKSQEESNPNAYKPHVVSIGPYHHGKEQLKMMEQHKARVFFTLLDRTSDDDDCAGLDDYFTVVASLETDIRNSYSEDLNCESADLIEMMVLDACFIIELFRVGSFSTGMIPEYEDDPLFLTNWIVAALMIDLVLIENQIPFFVLQEIYALSRSPYDGDRSINVLALMFFNRALQRPEEHLHRYFGYPITHLLDLFRLCLVGLSIFDRRSQEVEVDEELLQLTPSVNHLLLVGIKFEPRKSENLIGVVFDHGVLRIPPLNLDLLTTSFFLNCVAYEQSYHYCSKHVSTYVVLMSGLMGNVADAAFLSQCGIITNLLGPEKEVARFFCDLAKDVQFDFKDCHLVELFGKVTWYRRNKWRMWWAGIKREYFGSPWSFISAAAASILIVLTVIQAFFTVFTYYDPKK, via the coding sequence ATGAGCGGAGAGAGCGACCACTACACATTCACGGTGGCCGCAGAGGGTAAGCACAGCTGGTCTTCTCGCATGAAGGACCGGTTTAAGCAGAAGCCAACTCTTCTGAGGCCCTCGGCCGGCACCAAATCTTGCACCATCTTCAGAGCACCCAAGAGCCAGGAGGAGAGCAACCCCAACGCTTACAAGCCCCATGTTGTGTCCATTGGCCCGTACCACCACGGGAAAGAGcagttgaagatgatggagcaGCACAAAGCTCGAGTGTTCTTTACACTGCTCGATCGGAccagtgatgatgatgattgcgCGGGCCTGGATGATTACTTCACGGTTGTTGCCTCGCTGGAGACTGACATACGGAATAGCTACTCAGAGGACCTCAATTGTGAAAGCGCGGATTTGATTGAGATGATGGTTCTCGATGCTTGTTTCATCATCGAGTTATTCCGCGTGGGGAGCTTCTCCACCGGGATGATTCCAGAGTATGAAGACGACCCCTTGTTCTTGACGAATTGGATTGTAGCGGCCCTCATGATTGACCTCGTCCTGATTGAAAACCAGATACCATTCTTCGTTCTTCAAGAGATCTATGCATTATCCAGGTCTCCTTATGATGGCGATCGCTCCATCAATGTGCTTGCCTTAATGTTCTTCAACCGCGCGCTCCAACGGCCAGAGGAACATCTCCATAGGTACTTCGGATACCCCATCACGCACTTGCTCGACTTGTTCCGACTGTGCTTGGTCGGCCTATCTATTTTCGATAGACGCTCACAAGAGGTCGAGGTCGATGAAGAGTTGCTGCAACTGACGCCCTCCGTGAATCATCTGCTTCTCGTGGGGATAAAGTTTGAACCAAGGAAGAGCGAGAACCTAATAGGCGTCGTGTTTGATCACGGAGTGCTCCGGATCCCTCCTTTGAATCTCGACCTTCTCACcacttccttcttcctcaactgcGTGGCTTATGAGCAGAGCTACCATTACTGCAGCAAGCACGTCAGCACTTACGTGGTCCTCATGAGTGGTCTCATGGGCAACGTAGCGGATGCAGCGTTCCTGTCTCAGTGCGGCATAATCACGAACCTTCTAGGGCCCGAAAAGGAGGTCGCGCGGTTCTTCTGTGATCTCGCCAAGGATGTCCAATTCGATTTCAAGGATTGCCACCTGGTCGAGTTATTCGGGAAAGTCACCTGGTATCGTCGGAACAAGTGGCGCATGTGGTGGGCGGGAATCAAGCGCGAGTACTTCGGCAGCCCCTGGTCTTTCATTTCGGCTGCCGCTGCTTCCATTCTCATAGTTCTTACAGTTATCCAGGCCTTCTTCACCGTTTTTACTTATTATGATCCCAAGAAGTGA